Part of the Chitinophaga parva genome is shown below.
GTGAAGATCCGCGTGTTCCTGAATGACGTGATGGTGAGTTTTGCGGTGAACGTTTTCATCCTCATTTTTTCCTTTGCGCTCATGTTTACCTATTACTGGAAACTGGCGCTGGTACTGGTTTCCATCGTACCCTTCTACGCGCTGATCTATTTTTTCTCCAACAAGGTGAACAAACATACACAGCGCAAACTGATGGAAGAAAGTGCAGACCTGCAGGCGCAGTTTGTAGAGTCAGTGAATGCCGTGTCTACCATCAAGCGCTTCGGGGTAGAGGAATATGCGAACCTGAAAACAGAAACCCGCTTCATCCGCGTGCTGAAAACCATTTACCGCACCAGCCAGAATGGCCTGTGGATAGGCAATTCCAGCAGTTTTATCACCGGCGTGTTCACCATCCTGCTGCTGTGGGTGGGCGCGGGTTTTGTGATCCAGAACCAGCTCACACCGGGTGAGTTGCTTTCTTTCTATTCCCTCATCGGCTACTTTACCGGGCCGGTGGCGGGGCTCATTGGCATGAACAAGACTATGCAGGACGCCCTCATTGCAGCAGACCGTCTTTTCGAGATCATGGACCTGGAAAGGGAATCCATGGAAAACAAAACGGCCCTTACACCTGATATGATCGGCGACATCCGGTTTAAGGAAGTGATGTTCCGCTACGGCGCCCGGGCCAATGTGTTTGAGAACCTGAACCTGCATATCCCCCGCGGCCGCACCACTGCCATTGTAGGCGAAAGTGGCTCCGGCAAGACCACCCTGCTTTCCCTGTTGCAGCATATTTATCCCCTGCAGGCTGGCAATGTGATGATCGGGGAATTTGACATCCGCTACCTCACCACGGACTCCCTGCGCCGCTACGTAAGTGTGGTACCCCAGCAGGTAGACCTGTTCAATGGCAACGTGATAGAGAACATTGCCCTGGGCGACCTGGAGCCGGATGTAAAACGCATTGTGCGCATTTGCCACGACATACAGATCCTCGACTTTATAGAACGCCTGCCCCAGGGTTTCAACACCCCGCTGGGCGAGAACGGGGCCAGCCTTTCCGGCGGGCAGCGCCAGCGCATTGCCATAGCGCGGGCACTTTACAAAGACCCGGAGGTACTGATCCTGGACGAGGCCACGGCGGCACTGGACTCCCGGTCGGAGCAGCATGTGCAGCACGCGGTACAGCAGTTGAGGGCGGCCGGTAAAACCATTGTGCTCATTGCCCACCGCCTTAGCACGGTCGTGAATGCAGATAAGATCGTGGTAATGGCCCAGGGCCAGGTCATGGAAGAAGGCCAGCACGAGGAATTACTGCACCGCCAGGGCCTTTACTACCAGATGTGGGAAGCCCAGTTCCCAATGATCAGTAAGCTGGTGAAGCGGAAGGCCACGCCAAAGAACGGCCCGGCAGAGCGGGAGGAAAACATGGATAAAGTGTAAGTGGACAGAAGGCCGGACTATATCGATTTTGTAACCAGGGTGGCTGTTTTGGAAAAATGGCCCGTTTAAAGGGCCTTTTGTCATGAAATTGGCAGGAGATCAGATGGATCGTACAAGAAATTTGCTTGTTTGCTATCTTACCGCTGATTATCTTTAGCGCAATCGCATTCAACAAACAAAAACGGAGAGAATATTGTACGCCGGCCTGCCTGACAAAGCATTATGGGAACGGATGATAGAAGGCGATCGGGATGCGTTGGCCTTTATTTACCAATCCAGCTTCGATTCCCTCTATCGTTTCGGGACGAAGATTACGCCGGACGAAAGCCTGGTGCAGGACTGCATTCATGATA
Proteins encoded:
- a CDS encoding peptidase domain-containing ABC transporter gives rise to the protein MMTLPLTKRWKTPRRVLARQHDLTDCGAACLSSIAAYYHLQLPIARIRQYAGTDKKGTSLLGLLEAATRLGFAGKAIRGPYECLKEIPLPAVAHVIVNQTLHHYVVVYGVKPSGVQVMDPADGQLHVYTPEQFQKIWTGVLLLLTPGETFAEGNEKVPTLTRFWYLLRPHRSTLVQVMFGAIVYTALGLSTSIFLQKIIDNVLPDRNGNLLNLMGVIMVALLVLGLCINHMRTVLTIKTGQQIDARLILGYYKHLLRLPQQFFDNMRVGEVISRMNDAVKIRVFLNDVMVSFAVNVFILIFSFALMFTYYWKLALVLVSIVPFYALIYFFSNKVNKHTQRKLMEESADLQAQFVESVNAVSTIKRFGVEEYANLKTETRFIRVLKTIYRTSQNGLWIGNSSSFITGVFTILLLWVGAGFVIQNQLTPGELLSFYSLIGYFTGPVAGLIGMNKTMQDALIAADRLFEIMDLERESMENKTALTPDMIGDIRFKEVMFRYGARANVFENLNLHIPRGRTTAIVGESGSGKTTLLSLLQHIYPLQAGNVMIGEFDIRYLTTDSLRRYVSVVPQQVDLFNGNVIENIALGDLEPDVKRIVRICHDIQILDFIERLPQGFNTPLGENGASLSGGQRQRIAIARALYKDPEVLILDEATAALDSRSEQHVQHAVQQLRAAGKTIVLIAHRLSTVVNADKIVVMAQGQVMEEGQHEELLHRQGLYYQMWEAQFPMISKLVKRKATPKNGPAEREENMDKV